GCATGTGAATCATGTGATACTTCATGTACCAACCCCAAGGAATTTGTGCTTAAATCCCCTTTACAGATTAACCCTCTCCAGTATCCACCTCATTACTCATTCTATCTCAATGTTTCGCCGGCGTATGACTCCCCCAATTCATCCTCTCATTCAGGAGAAAAATTTCAGAACAATTCATAAAGAGTTGTGTGGGATATTGAGATCGGATCAGTGTTGTGGCAAGATAACATGGAATTGAATGGCAAGTTTGTTTTATTTCCattcctctctttctcactcttgCTTCTGTTGTATTCCTATTTATAGTTTTTCAATTGCTATGATATGGTCCAAAATTTTCCCAGTTGTTTTTACTTGCTTCTAGTTTGTTTGTTACAAAATAATAGTATTAATGATATTTTAATAGTTAATGCTAGAATGATGGTTATCTCATCCTGAGttaaaaaggggaaaatattTGATTGTTTACTAGATTGTTTGCGTTTTTGCTTGGTATACTGAGTgaaaaataattcaactaaaaatcaagaaaattgtttGATAAGTTTGTTGCTTTTTTAGTAttcaaagatatatatataatttataagttttttttttttttttttttgagaaaccaaaacCCAGGCCTGGGAatttattcaaaaacaaaatcaatgaacatcacaaaacaaaaaaggagcAATGTCAGCAGGAAGGTCTCCCAACCAAACCTACAACCCCACAACAGAACTGACTTTCTTAGCTAAAGCATCAGCTACAGAATTACACAAACGACtaactaaattaaaatcaaaaatTGAATAGAAGAAACATGAACTTGGATATCATCCAGCACGTTCCCATAGCAAGTAAGCTCGCCCGATCCTTGTCGAAAAGCGTCAATAACAGCAGTTGAATTCCCTTCAAAAACCACTCGGGTAAGGCCAATTTCTAGCGCAAACTGGACAGCCCTCAGACAAGCTAAAGCTTCCAACTCCACCACCGACCTACCAAGAGAGATGGGAACAGAGAGCGCTCCAACCACAGCATCACTACTGTCACGCACAACCACACCCAAACTCGCCAAGTTCAAAGACCGAAAGACCGCTGCATCATAATTAACCTTACACATGTCAAACGCCAGAGGACACCAATGTTGCATGGATGGAGGGCTAGGAAGTACCAATTCCTTTTCCTGGGAAGCCAAAAATTCCTGCCAGAAATTACCAACACTGCTACAAATCCGATCCACAGGAAGAGCACTACACCCAAAATGCAACGCATTCCTTCGATTCCAAATGCTCCATGCAGCCATGACAAAATCTCAGCACAATATTCTTCTTGACAATGCATGAACCTAGTCAGGGGCTCACAAAAACATACAGGTTGAACCAGAACCGCTTGGTGAAACCACTCTAAAGACAACCAAACACTCGAGATGTCCTTGCACAGCCAAAGAGCATGCACAACATCCTCAAACTACTCTTGACAGATATTACACCGATCGTCAATACAAATTGTCCATAGTTGGCAAAGCATCATTACAAGCCCTCCACACGAACAGCTTGATTTTATTAGGAACCCGGAGTTGCCACAAGCccttccaaaattttctttgattatCCAAATTGGAGCTACCTACAATAGAAGTCATAGCACCTAAAATAATTAGTTTGTAAGCGCTACTAGTTGAGAATATACTCGAAAGAGTAGGAGCCCAAGCAATGCGATCAGGAGGTCACCTAAAACTCAGAGGAATTCCCTGAATAATGTCAGCTTCGTGAGGGAGAAAAAGCTCCTTAACCAATGATTCCTTCCATGCAAATCTGTCTTGGTCAATAAGGAAGCTTACTCTTGTATCATCATCCACATGTGGCAAAGATGAAATAACAGAGCAGCAAGCTTGGTTTGACAGCCAACGGTCCCCTTTAATCTGCACAGAATCCCCATTCCCTACTCACCAAATCATCCCTTGTCGAATAACATCCCTTGCACTAAGAAGACTTTTCCAAGCATAGGAACCCACAGTAGATTCCCTAGCTTCAAGAATAGAACAATCCAGAAAAAACCTCGCCTTAAAAACACGATGACAAAGCGAAGTAGGATTATTTATCAGCCGCCAAACTTGCTTAGCCAACAAAGCATCATTAAACTTctcaatttctttgaacccCATTGCTCCAACCTCCTTAGCTTCACAAAGCCTATCCCATTTTACCCAATGGGTCTTCCTATTACCGCCACAATATTCCCACCAAAACTTTCGTATCATAACTTCCAATTCCTTGATTAAACCCTTAAGGAGTTTAAAACAACTCATAGTATATGTAGGAATTGCTTTAATGACAACTTTGATCAACACCTCCCGCCCTGCTTGAGACAACAACTTTTCTTTCCACACCTGAAGTTTTTTCCAAACCCTTTCCttgatataaataaaaatttgcttcTTGGCTCTTCCCACAAGTGCTGGCATacccaaatacttctcatatTGCCGAATGGCCAGAACACCCAAAATACTCTAAATACAAGACTGCATATCAGAAGAAGTATTAGAgctgaaaaaaatattagttttgtctctattaATTTTCTAACACGAACCTCTCTCATAAGTAGtcaaaatatccaaaattgtCTGACATTCCTCCTCTTTTGCTCAACAAAATAACACACTATCATCAGCAAAAAACAAGTGAGAAACCCTTGGCCCATTCCAACAAATAGCCACTCCTTGGATGTGCCCCTCCATTTCAGCCATATGTAACAAACTTTGAAGTCCCATAGCACACATAAGGAAAAGATAAGGTGATAAAGgatctgtaaggttgaatttattcaaccatctaattggctttattccgtgccaaatttgcttataattcagcatttagtaaccctgtatttaagtgggtttgatgtaagggtagtgagtgagatagagtgaagattgctcaagagtgtgcaagaaaacagagactcacggctaggcctcgcgggtgactcgcggctgcaagccgccagacgcagcacacgtgccaagcatgctggaaggtgaacagtcatgcaagctggagcactacaggacaaaacaggacaactagccatacgattatctcgcgactggatctcgcgacttagtcaagccgcgaggtcaagccgcgagccacccctgttttgtaaaacctgacgtttcacattcctctcccactctagtataaataccccttttacccacgattgtgagagagcttccagagagaattttgagagagaaaccctaaagaaaaacaagattgattcacccacaatctatacattagagtctcttcaaattcctcaactctctttctctccattgtcaaatccttgagaggtattaTACCagacctgattctcaccatcatcatcactgtgagaaagctgtttggatttctgggaagcagttagaaaggaaccaatcttcattggttgatgctatggtctagtagcggaatccgggaagctagaaaagaaaaaggttcggcgcaacctcgttggagcaagaagcttggagggcttaggtgcactgggtagattaggcttggagggtctattgctgtccatgtatcccaactgtattttctagtggattgtttaccgcttggagggcggcggagaggttttacgccgagggcttcggtttcctcttcgataacacatcgcgtgttgtctttgtgtttgcatcttccttcctctctatctttgcctttttattctCTGCTgaggattgtgttttgttttggcttagatagtttttaccaatttcatatgatagcatatgttaagtttctgcacactagttatttgacatattgcttgaattggttaagttgtaatttgggagtctaaacgttcaaaggtgtttatacacgtttttgaactttcaattggtatcagagcaggtacactgttattggtttcattaccattgtgtgatccttgactcccttttgagatggataggtctcaatccctaaatgcacctccatattttgatggtagtaattatgccttttagaaggttcgcatgagagcttttctgtgttctattgatgaatctgtttgggatgctgttgagattggttggaccaaacctgaggcagccaaatccacatgggatagggcagcacttgctgcatctaatgctaacagtaaagcactcaatgctattttatgtagtgtgtctccagatgaatttcacaggatttctcatattaccgttgccaaagaagcatgggagattttggaaaccacctatgaaggcacaaagaaagtgaaagacactaagttgcaaatgctgaccactcggtttgaggagctcaaaatgagtgaggatgagtcttttgactctttctatgggaagctaaatgagatggttgtcagtaagttcaacttgggggagaaaacggaggattcaaaaattgtaaggaagatccttcgatcattgccggaaagttttcgtgctaaagtgacagcgattgaagagaacaaggaccttgatgacatcaaagtacaggagctggttggttctctgcaaacttatgagatgtcgctgcccaatcaacggaagagtaaatctcttactctaaagaccattaatgagaaggtggaagatcaagactcatcgggagaagatgtggttgacaaagatgttgcgtaccttgtcaaaaatttcagaaagttcttgaaattcaaaaataatggcaaatttgatgataaaagaaaattccaaagttctggaagggagaaaagggaattcaaaaagaaagatggaaaagaatcccaacccacacaaggtgtcacttgcttcgaatgtaacgggtatggacactttaagaaggaatgtccgaattatttgaaatcaaaaggtaaagtgtatgccacgactttgagtgactcggattcgtctgactcagaatctgaagagagctgtgatggagaggggaactattcggcttttatgactattgctcatgttaagtcttcagatgagttgaatctgcttgtacgagaccttggagaacatagtgatgatgaatcactaggaattgttgaagaatcagatgctgaagaagacgaaagcacagcaaatcttcaagagaattataactcactcttggagaagtcgggtgagtacacaagggtggccaaggctgctgtgaaaaaaaatgaagaaggctgaggagaactacaaaagtctcctaatccgatatagggaggccaaatgtgagatagaaacactgaatggtgagctgtccgaaacttacacaaaagtgagatttcttgagaatgaggttgtgcaagcaaatgctaaaatagagagggtcaccaccaagaagctagatgatgttatctcatctcaaaagagcttttcagacaaatctggattgggatatactggaggaggtagttcatctggaaatgtcactaaagaagtgaagtttgtaaaggccaaagatccagttgtagctgaccttactgatgagaagctcaaggtggaggagaagaagaatgtggtgaaccaacggatgctgaatccccataatcaatctgtgggcaggtctgaatctcgtgccaagtcacgcccacgaccacaaagaggtcctagagcaacttatgtgtgtcattattacggacttcaagggcatactcgaccaaattgccaaaagttgagagtaaagaatagtgcaactcctcaaaggtcaggaggacctaaaaatgatagaagaaattgggcaggtgatcaatctagagatcagaatggtgatcctgGAATGATGAAgttgatgaagatgattggtgcattcaccaactacttggaaagcttctcacgaaggtttgaaagccctaactcccgtacccaatcctataaggaaatcaccctaaacgcaagtgacgtgtgggtgaaaaagggtactcatgcataagcattacaacatgtccatgcattaatacttcctatactttgtgacgatgtttgtttgtttgcttgctgtttttgctgttggttgtttgcttgtctacttgtgcatttttttaattttgtcttatcaatctttttgtttttagtgtcaaaaatccaaaaatcacataaaaattagaaaatcaaaaagcttgattgactttgttgagtttttgtctcaaaacttgttttgccttgtacctttgtgcttatggctttgtgcattttcgagcattgcttgttttcatgcactcatatcactgtgggaaaaatcttgaaatctatgtgattgttgtaaatagatcttcaaacttgtcatgaatgattagtgaatggttatgttgatcttgagacatgcatagacttgtgtctatatatcttcccactatttttttgtttttgctaaaaatagctcaccaaatgtaaatctccaaatgaaaagagatattgagctgcaaaagcctgtcgcacattctagtatttgactaggaaaaagggtaagcgactttaaattaaagaaaatgtttattcaaaaagccaaaagcttgttcattaaagtgaaatgtcaaatatcactctcacaatgagaagtgattgcctcaaaagatcaaaaagatcagatgttatgattaaaatggagtcaaatgtaaagttCCAAGTTaagttatcaagttttgtgggagatcatatatacatatttctataattgagatgggtcacatgatctagtgctaattgtgtatgtcttggttgaattgatcattgaagcttcacattagactaaggactatctcattgttgatatccacacacaacacacaagtttatgtttaataaatgccatattcatttgtgtgattgtacttgatgaaatgtgttttcacatgctcaatctctgttaattcaagcacaaaaagatttttgagtgttttaggtgtttttggaaagtattttgtttgaaaaatctgaaaatttcaaaaatccagttttgccctgttttggcggcttagtCGCGGGTATATCAAGTCGCGAGCATCaatcgcgtcttcgcgggtcatttgtggcgacttgttcgcgagtggaaggtccagtcgcgagggttactcaaagattttcgcggctcagctcgcgactcactcgcgggtagaccttccagtcgcgaaaaacacttagaaaaatttttcaaatttttgtccttgagtgttttggcggcttgaactggcgactttgtggtgacttaatcaagtcgcgaaaaacgcgtgtttggcagaaataggagcagtttttaaatctttttcagttttccctcgaacatttgtgactgttcatcttctctctaaactatctccttcccaaacactccgtgaatccattttcaaatctcattggtgcttcatttcttatccaaatcatcaagaaaaggtatgggtcttgttttctcaatctcattttcccttttccaTGGATATTTTTGTTGCCATTTGGATTGATACTGTGTTCGAaatatttctctctttgtgtgatgGGTATGGCGTGTTATGTTTGCTATTGTtctcatctgttttcatgttgagcggtcacaatgtgctttttcattgttctgatatttgcctgttgttgagtctgaaaatcttttattaaatgggtttggagtttatttgacttgctcatttcacttgcttgagtgtTGATGTTAGATTTCGGTATTGGGTTACTAagtttttatgataacataatgtGTGTCTCTCAACCATGTGCTTTTGCTTGATGCTTTGTTACTTCATTGTGAAATATTTTCctatgttcatatctcttgtGGAATGTTTTATGATATCTGTTCTAAATGTTCGAATGTtgtatctgtttgcatatcatggtcatggtaacCTGTCTCATTAACAGTTTTGTTCGTGTTTTGTCTCTCTATGCCTTTGTGCATTATCACCATTTTGCTACACCTGTCATTTTGTGCTCCTTTTtattgttggaagtttggttgggtctgcactatcttcagtttgtatttatgtattgaaattttcattaCTTCTATTAGCATTGACTCATGTTGACATTTGTCTTGTGTGGTACTGgtgttggttctttgctgtgggcttGTTCTCTtacagatgtctcgtcgatctacaagaggtaaagacattgttgctgacgatccaacaacaccagttgctaaaaggactcgactatcatcacaggcatctcaagaccccaatgaggataggttcagaactccgcttacctcacacgtctactcaaacatttttgacaagtcaactactatagtggaacgggtggtggagtttaacaccttagggaccacttttatccctcgaatctttgagaaacgagattgggcaaacttgttcgagaactttgatgatccaatggatgagctggtcaaagaatgcttctccaatgcaactgatcttggagttcaactcattttctaggtcagaggaacagagtttagtgtttccccagactccatcgcagatcttctcggcatcaccagacctcagaatgtggatctaactcctTACGATGAAGGAACTCCAGaagttgaagaaattctacaaatcctaggatccgatcatgaagtatccagtgcaagaacatccatcagcaccgcaaaatttgcaccagagctgaccacactgaagttgattatgttcaccaatctctacccattgtccaacactacattcatcaatcttgggagagctctattcctttgtgatcttattacaggagcccccattgatatatgtgctcacatctactacaccttgaggaagaccgcgtgtCGAACTGCTgctcgaggaattattccattttgcagtctcatcatgaagctcattcttcgtgaaggcattattcctcctgcagatggaaaaatgttgacccgtcagcgtcctatttccttgttcactcttcaagctagcagaagtcactcctctaaaacaccaaggagtgctcacatctctccggttactccatctgcccctgaatCAGAGACTCCTGCACATGCCACATCTACTTCGCGTGCTGTTCCTGAAACTTCACAGGCTAGTATTacgcaagcacagactgctcctcatactgatagagtcggcagtgtacttgagcatattcagaaacgcattgatgagattgtggcacttctctactccacaaacaaccatgtccaaatgcgtcttgagactatggagaatcagctagatgttattcaacaaaagttggacgagaacctttagctattcgtgccaaaaagggggagagcattcagtaagggggagaaagtccaaaaagggaagtgtgcatatacacacatacttttgtcatacttttgttttaagtcttatcctctaaacttataggtttaggtttttgtttgttggacttttagtatttttatgggtttgatacactgtgtttttggtgtatagttgtttctaacttttaacctatactcttggtttaaactttaatatattttgatgatgttattcaggatgttt
The Quercus lobata isolate SW786 chromosome 10, ValleyOak3.0 Primary Assembly, whole genome shotgun sequence DNA segment above includes these coding regions:
- the LOC115964497 gene encoding uncharacterized protein LOC115964497; this encodes MAAWSIWNRRNALHFGCSALPVDRICSSVGNFWQEFLASQEKELVLPSPPSMQHWCPLAFDMCKVNYDAAVFRSLNLASLGVVVRDSSDAVVGALSVPISLGRSVVELEALACLRAVQFALEIGLTRVVFEGNSTAVIDAFRQGSGELTCYGNVLDDIQVHVSSIQFLILI